One window of Stigmatopora nigra isolate UIUO_SnigA chromosome 14, RoL_Snig_1.1, whole genome shotgun sequence genomic DNA carries:
- the stard15 gene encoding START domain-containing protein 10 codes for MAVQIPDDSDFSSFKDQCLSGQGWNRRFNKGGVTVWSRPDEGDGVQKIKMKMACEGVSAQTLYDVLHDSGYRKKWDSNMIEAYDIGKLTVNADVGYYSWRCPGPLKNRDFVTLRSWLPLGDDFLIINYSVKHAQHPPKKDFVRAVSLVTGYFVQSAGPHASSLYYLSQLDPRGSFPKWVADRISQFVAPKAMRKIYKASRKYPEWKREHRPDLKPWIFPEQNTLPCISVAELSPQRADSLENIDESGLSEEKSQRRLQDDDDDEET; via the exons ATGGCCGTCCAGATCCCGGACGACTCGGACTTTTCATCCTTTAAGGATCAGTGTTTGAGTGGCCAAGGCTGGAACCGGCGCTTCAACAAGGGCGGGGTCACCGTGTGGTCCCGCCCCGACGAAGGCGACGGCGTCCAGAAGATCAAG ATGAAGATGGCGTGCGAGGGCGTGAGTGCCCAGACGCTGTACGACGTCCTGCACGACAGCGGATATCGCAAGAAGTGGGACAGCAACATGATCGAGGCGTACGACATCGGGAAGCTGACCGTCAACGCCGACGTGGGCTACTACTCTT GGAGGTGTCCCGGTCCGCTGAAGAATCGAGACTTTGTGACTCTGAGGTCCTGGCTTCCTCTTGGCGACGACTTCCTGATTATCAACTACTCTGTCAAACACGCG CAACATCCTCCCAAGAAGGACTTTGTCCGCGCCGTCTCTCTGGTGACGGGATACTTTGTCCAGTCCGCCGGCCCCCACGCCTCGTCTCTCTACTACCTCAGCCAGCTGGACCCGCGAG GTTCTTTCCCCAAGTGGGTGGCGGACAGAATCTCGCAGTTTGTGGCTCCCAAG GCCATGAGGAAGATCTACAAGGCGTCCCGGAAGTACCCCGAATGGAAACGCGAGCACCGCCCCGACCTGAAGCCCTGGATTTTTCCGGAACAGAACACGCTGCCGTGCATCAGCGTGGCCGAGCTGTCGCCGCAACGCGCCGATTCGTTAGAGAACATTGACGAGAGCGGCCTGAGCGAGGAGAAAAGCCAGCGCCGCCTCCaggacgatgacgacgatgaggAGACTTAA
- the tgfbi gene encoding transforming growth factor-beta-induced protein ig-h3 isoform X1 encodes MMSPVFLWLLFLTCSQIGAGARSPYQAVLQHSRVRGRQQGPNVCAMQQVRGSDKKYFANCKQWYHRKICNQPTVVTYECCPGYEKIPGERGCPAALPLVNIYQTVGAVGASTTKMYADRARLREEIEGPGSFTFFAPSNQAWAALPTEILDALVSNVNIELLNALHYHMIRRRLTSEELKHGSSFTSMYQDYPVHVHHYSNGIVTVNCARLIKPDQHATNGIVHVVDRVITAVSNNIHTLIDVDDDLETLRTAIAAAGLNELLQGEGQYTVLAPTDEAFRKIPPETLNRILGDPVSLRDLLNYHILKNMRCAESIVSGTPMETLQGTVLEVGCDQDRLTINGKAVVGKKDLLATNGVVHYIDQLLIPDSAKTLLELAESSDVTTAVRVFGEAGLAGRLKGSEALTVLVPLDDAFVGISAADGRKALSHHVVKERLSSKSLYHNQELETLSGIKLRVFVYRNNLCVENACLAAHDKTGRYGTMFTVDNLLTPPTGTIMDVLKADDRFSILVGALQVAGLTELLNQPGALTFFAPTDAAFRAVPRVDELLRNRPQLSAVLKFHMAEGTLVRGGVSSHTRVKNLLGDKLDLGVVSALSRYLALFAPLLASKASLPQRNYTVFVNRVPVAHGDLMATNGVVHGVDRVLEALPPKTEREQADGPAASLASSSARSDSGSFRDDRLFQQVLQSRSSRTISVAA; translated from the exons ATGATGTCGCCCGTCTTCTTGTGGTTGCTGTTTTTGACGTGCAGTCAAATCGGCGCGGGGGCTCGATCACCTTACCAGGCCGTCTTGCAGCACAGTCGCGTCCGGGGACGCCAACAAGG GCCAAACGTGTGTGCCATGCAGCAGGTGCGAGGCAGCGACAAGAAATATTTTGCCAACTGCAAACAGTGGTACCACCGCAAGATCTGCAACCAGCCCAC GGTGGTGACGTACGAGTGCTGTCCCGGTTACGAGAAGATCCCCGGCGAGAGGGGCTGCCCCGCAG CGCTGCCCCTGGTCAACATCTACCAGACGGTGGGGGCGGTGGGCGCCTCCACCACCAAGATGTACGCCGACCGAGCCCGGCTGAGGGAAGAGATCGAGGGCCCCGGAAGCTTCACCTTCTTCGCTCCCAGCAACCAGGCCTGGGCCGCCTTGCCCACG GAGATCCTGGACGCGCTGGTGAGCAACGTCAACATCGAGCTCCTCAACGCGCTCCACTACCACATGATCCGGCGGCGCCTGACGTCCGAAGAGCTCAAGCACGGCTCCTCCTTCACCTCCATGTACCAGGACTACCCTGTGCACGTGCACCACTACTCCAACGGG ATCGTGACGGTGAACTGCGCCCGTCTGATCAAGCCCGACCAGCACGCCACCAACGGCATCGTGCACGTGGTGGACCGCGTTATCACGGCCGTTTCCAACAACATCCACACGCTGATCGACGTGGACGACGACCTGGAGACGCTACGG ACGGCCATCGCCGCCGCCGGTCTGAACGAGCTTCTACAGGGCGAGGGCCAGTACACCGTCCTGGCGCCCACCGACGAAGCTTTCCGCAAAATTCCGCCGGAGACCTTGAACAGAATCCTGGGGGACCCCGTGTCTCTACGAG acCTCCTGAACTACCACATCCTGAAGAACATGCGCTGCGCCGAGTCCATCGTGTCGGGGACGCCGATGGAGACGctgcagggcactgttctggaAGTGGGATGCGACCAGGACCGGCTGACCATCAACGGGAAAGCCGTGGTGGGAAAGAAGGACCTCCTGGCCACCAACGGCGTCGTCCACTACATCGACCAACTGCTCATCCCGGACTCGG CTAAAACTCTGCTGGAGTTGGCCGAGAGCTCCGACGTGACGACGGCCGTCAGGGTGTTCGGCGAGGCCGGCCTAGCCGGCCGTCTGAAGGGTTCCGAAGCCCTGACCGTGTTGGTCCCGCTGGACGACGCCTTCGTGG GGATCTCCGCGGCCGACGGCAGGAAGGCCCTGAGCCATCACGTCGTCAAGGAGCGCCTGTCCTCCAAGTCTTTGTATCACAACCAGGAGCTGGAAACGCTGTCGGGCATCAAACTCAGAGTTTTTGTCTACAGAAAC AACCTGTGCGTGGAGAACGCCTGCCTGGCCGCCCACGACAAGACCGGACGCTACGGGACAATGTTCACGGTGGACAACCTGCTGACGCCCCCCACGGGGACCATCATGGACGTCTTAAAGGCGGACGACCGCTTCAG TATCCTGGTGGGCGCCCTCCAAGTGGCCGGATTGACGGAGCTGCTCAACCAACCGGGAGCGCTGACCTTCTTCGCTCCCACCGACGCCGCCTTCCGGGCCGTGCCTCGGGTGGACGAGCTCTTGC GGAACCGCCCGCAGCTGTCCGCCGTGCTCAAATTTCACATGGCTGAGGGGACACTGGTCAGGGGGGGAGTGAGCTCCCACACCAGAGTCAAGAATCTGCTGGGCGACAAGCTGGACCTGGGCGTGGTCAGTGCACTCTCGCGCTACTTGGCGCTCTTTGCGCCACTTTTGGCCTCAAAGGCTTCTCTCCCGCAGAGGAACTACACGGTCTTCGTCAACCGAGTGCCGGTGGCACACGGTGACCTGATGGCCACCAACGGCGTGGTCCATGGCGTGGACCGAGTGCTCGAGGCCTTGC CCCCCAAGACGGAGCGAGAGCAAGCTGACGGGCCCGCGGCTTCCCTGGCCTCTTCTTCCGCG CGCTCCGACTCCGGGAGCTTCCGGGACG ACCGCCTTTTTCAGCAAGTCCTCCAAAGCCGCTCCAGCAGGACCATCAGCGTGGCGGCGTAG
- the cox18 gene encoding cytochrome c oxidase assembly protein COX18, mitochondrial isoform X1, with protein MLTFGATQLLRLPFGVSRLCASPGKALLPLAAHRRSSSAPDSAGWYAQAAHSAPVRMAEDFLTEVQQSGALPWWLAIGATTLGIRTLVTLPLAAYQIRILAKVVAKSRHRPESSLLTVPCKQVEALQPEIAALAQRLRYEVSARAGERGWTDAQCRFHFRKNLRRLVSELHVRDNCHPFKASLLLWVQLPLWISLSLALRNLSQRHSELQASLTTGGALWFPDLTMPDSTWLLPLALGLTNLLIVELFARQRTNVTSVQKWVSHAMRGLSLLMIPIAASVPSSMALYWLCSSLVGLSHNLLLKTPVVREALGLPARHKTPSDVAGKKLG; from the exons ATGCTGACCTTTGGGGCGACCCAGCTCCTGCGGCTTCCGTTCGGGGTCTCCCGCCTATGCGCCTCGCCCGGGAAGGCTCTTCTTCCTCTCGCTGCCCACCGCCGCTCATCTTCGGCGCCGGACAGTGCCGGCTGGTACGCGCAGGCGGCCCACTCGGCCCCCGTGCGAATGGCCGAGGACTTCCTGACGGAGGTCCAGCAGAGCGGCGCTCTCCCCTGGTGGCTCGCCATCGGCGCGACCACACTGGGCATCAGGACGCTCGTCACGCTGCCCCTCGCCGCGTACCAGATCCGTATCCTCGCCAAGGTGGTTGCAAAAAGTCGCCACCGCCCCGAAAGCTCCCTGTTGACGGTCCCCTGCAAACAGGTAGAGGCGCTGCAGCCGGAGATCGCAGCGCTGGCCCAGCGGCTGAGGTACGAAGTGTCGGCGAGGGCCGGCGAGCGAGGCTGGACGGACGCGCAGTGTCG GTTTCACTTCCGCAAGAATCTCCGGCGGTTGGTGTCGGAGCTCCACGTGAGAGACAACTGCCACCCATTCAAGGCCTCGCTGCTGCTTTGGGTGCAGCTGCCGCTTTGGATCAGCCTCTCGCTCGCCCTCAGAAACCTCAGCCAGCGTCACTCAG AGCTGCAAGCCTCCTTGACTACAGGGGGCGCTCTGTGGTTCCCCGACCTGACGATGCCTGACTCTACCTGGCTCTTGCCGCTCGCTCTGGGCCTGACCAACCTGCTCATCGTGGAG TTGTTCGCCCGGCAGAGGACCAATGTCACTTCCGTCCAGAAATGGGTGAGCCACGCCATGCGTGGCTTGTCCCTGCTGATGATTCCCATCGCCGCCAGCGTCCCTTCG TCAATGGCACTCTACTGGTTGTGCTCCAGCCTGGTCGGCTTGAGTCACAATCTCCTGCTTAAAACTCCCGTGGTCCGTGAGGCCCTCGGACTCCCCGCACGCCACAAAACGCCGTCGGATGTCGCCGGAAAGAAGCTCGGCTAG
- the tgfbi gene encoding transforming growth factor-beta-induced protein ig-h3 isoform X2: protein MMSPVFLWLLFLTCSQIGAGARSPYQAVLQHSRVRGRQQGPNVCAMQQVRGSDKKYFANCKQWYHRKICNQPTVVTYECCPGYEKIPGERGCPAALPLVNIYQTVGAVGASTTKMYADRARLREEIEGPGSFTFFAPSNQAWAALPTEILDALVSNVNIELLNALHYHMIRRRLTSEELKHGSSFTSMYQDYPVHVHHYSNGIVTVNCARLIKPDQHATNGIVHVVDRVITAVSNNIHTLIDVDDDLETLRTAIAAAGLNELLQGEGQYTVLAPTDEAFRKIPPETLNRILGDPVSLRDLLNYHILKNMRCAESIVSGTPMETLQGTVLEVGCDQDRLTINGKAVVGKKDLLATNGVVHYIDQLLIPDSAKTLLELAESSDVTTAVRVFGEAGLAGRLKGSEALTVLVPLDDAFVGISAADGRKALSHHVVKERLSSKSLYHNQELETLSGIKLRVFVYRNNLCVENACLAAHDKTGRYGTMFTVDNLLTPPTGTIMDVLKADDRFSILVGALQVAGLTELLNQPGALTFFAPTDAAFRAVPRVDELLRNRPQLSAVLKFHMAEGTLVRGGVSSHTRVKNLLGDKLDLGVRNYTVFVNRVPVAHGDLMATNGVVHGVDRVLEALPPKTEREQADGPAASLASSSARSDSGSFRDDRLFQQVLQSRSSRTISVAA from the exons ATGATGTCGCCCGTCTTCTTGTGGTTGCTGTTTTTGACGTGCAGTCAAATCGGCGCGGGGGCTCGATCACCTTACCAGGCCGTCTTGCAGCACAGTCGCGTCCGGGGACGCCAACAAGG GCCAAACGTGTGTGCCATGCAGCAGGTGCGAGGCAGCGACAAGAAATATTTTGCCAACTGCAAACAGTGGTACCACCGCAAGATCTGCAACCAGCCCAC GGTGGTGACGTACGAGTGCTGTCCCGGTTACGAGAAGATCCCCGGCGAGAGGGGCTGCCCCGCAG CGCTGCCCCTGGTCAACATCTACCAGACGGTGGGGGCGGTGGGCGCCTCCACCACCAAGATGTACGCCGACCGAGCCCGGCTGAGGGAAGAGATCGAGGGCCCCGGAAGCTTCACCTTCTTCGCTCCCAGCAACCAGGCCTGGGCCGCCTTGCCCACG GAGATCCTGGACGCGCTGGTGAGCAACGTCAACATCGAGCTCCTCAACGCGCTCCACTACCACATGATCCGGCGGCGCCTGACGTCCGAAGAGCTCAAGCACGGCTCCTCCTTCACCTCCATGTACCAGGACTACCCTGTGCACGTGCACCACTACTCCAACGGG ATCGTGACGGTGAACTGCGCCCGTCTGATCAAGCCCGACCAGCACGCCACCAACGGCATCGTGCACGTGGTGGACCGCGTTATCACGGCCGTTTCCAACAACATCCACACGCTGATCGACGTGGACGACGACCTGGAGACGCTACGG ACGGCCATCGCCGCCGCCGGTCTGAACGAGCTTCTACAGGGCGAGGGCCAGTACACCGTCCTGGCGCCCACCGACGAAGCTTTCCGCAAAATTCCGCCGGAGACCTTGAACAGAATCCTGGGGGACCCCGTGTCTCTACGAG acCTCCTGAACTACCACATCCTGAAGAACATGCGCTGCGCCGAGTCCATCGTGTCGGGGACGCCGATGGAGACGctgcagggcactgttctggaAGTGGGATGCGACCAGGACCGGCTGACCATCAACGGGAAAGCCGTGGTGGGAAAGAAGGACCTCCTGGCCACCAACGGCGTCGTCCACTACATCGACCAACTGCTCATCCCGGACTCGG CTAAAACTCTGCTGGAGTTGGCCGAGAGCTCCGACGTGACGACGGCCGTCAGGGTGTTCGGCGAGGCCGGCCTAGCCGGCCGTCTGAAGGGTTCCGAAGCCCTGACCGTGTTGGTCCCGCTGGACGACGCCTTCGTGG GGATCTCCGCGGCCGACGGCAGGAAGGCCCTGAGCCATCACGTCGTCAAGGAGCGCCTGTCCTCCAAGTCTTTGTATCACAACCAGGAGCTGGAAACGCTGTCGGGCATCAAACTCAGAGTTTTTGTCTACAGAAAC AACCTGTGCGTGGAGAACGCCTGCCTGGCCGCCCACGACAAGACCGGACGCTACGGGACAATGTTCACGGTGGACAACCTGCTGACGCCCCCCACGGGGACCATCATGGACGTCTTAAAGGCGGACGACCGCTTCAG TATCCTGGTGGGCGCCCTCCAAGTGGCCGGATTGACGGAGCTGCTCAACCAACCGGGAGCGCTGACCTTCTTCGCTCCCACCGACGCCGCCTTCCGGGCCGTGCCTCGGGTGGACGAGCTCTTGC GGAACCGCCCGCAGCTGTCCGCCGTGCTCAAATTTCACATGGCTGAGGGGACACTGGTCAGGGGGGGAGTGAGCTCCCACACCAGAGTCAAGAATCTGCTGGGCGACAAGCTGGACCTGGGCGTG AGGAACTACACGGTCTTCGTCAACCGAGTGCCGGTGGCACACGGTGACCTGATGGCCACCAACGGCGTGGTCCATGGCGTGGACCGAGTGCTCGAGGCCTTGC CCCCCAAGACGGAGCGAGAGCAAGCTGACGGGCCCGCGGCTTCCCTGGCCTCTTCTTCCGCG CGCTCCGACTCCGGGAGCTTCCGGGACG ACCGCCTTTTTCAGCAAGTCCTCCAAAGCCGCTCCAGCAGGACCATCAGCGTGGCGGCGTAG
- the cox18 gene encoding cytochrome c oxidase assembly protein COX18, mitochondrial isoform X2 — protein MLTFGATQLLRLPFGVSRLCASPGKALLPLAAHRRSSSAPDSAGWYAQAAHSAPVRMAEDFLTEVQQSGALPWWLAIGATTLGIRTLVTLPLAAYQIRILAKVEALQPEIAALAQRLRYEVSARAGERGWTDAQCRFHFRKNLRRLVSELHVRDNCHPFKASLLLWVQLPLWISLSLALRNLSQRHSELQASLTTGGALWFPDLTMPDSTWLLPLALGLTNLLIVELFARQRTNVTSVQKWVSHAMRGLSLLMIPIAASVPSSMALYWLCSSLVGLSHNLLLKTPVVREALGLPARHKTPSDVAGKKLG, from the exons ATGCTGACCTTTGGGGCGACCCAGCTCCTGCGGCTTCCGTTCGGGGTCTCCCGCCTATGCGCCTCGCCCGGGAAGGCTCTTCTTCCTCTCGCTGCCCACCGCCGCTCATCTTCGGCGCCGGACAGTGCCGGCTGGTACGCGCAGGCGGCCCACTCGGCCCCCGTGCGAATGGCCGAGGACTTCCTGACGGAGGTCCAGCAGAGCGGCGCTCTCCCCTGGTGGCTCGCCATCGGCGCGACCACACTGGGCATCAGGACGCTCGTCACGCTGCCCCTCGCCGCGTACCAGATCCGTATCCTCGCCAAG GTAGAGGCGCTGCAGCCGGAGATCGCAGCGCTGGCCCAGCGGCTGAGGTACGAAGTGTCGGCGAGGGCCGGCGAGCGAGGCTGGACGGACGCGCAGTGTCG GTTTCACTTCCGCAAGAATCTCCGGCGGTTGGTGTCGGAGCTCCACGTGAGAGACAACTGCCACCCATTCAAGGCCTCGCTGCTGCTTTGGGTGCAGCTGCCGCTTTGGATCAGCCTCTCGCTCGCCCTCAGAAACCTCAGCCAGCGTCACTCAG AGCTGCAAGCCTCCTTGACTACAGGGGGCGCTCTGTGGTTCCCCGACCTGACGATGCCTGACTCTACCTGGCTCTTGCCGCTCGCTCTGGGCCTGACCAACCTGCTCATCGTGGAG TTGTTCGCCCGGCAGAGGACCAATGTCACTTCCGTCCAGAAATGGGTGAGCCACGCCATGCGTGGCTTGTCCCTGCTGATGATTCCCATCGCCGCCAGCGTCCCTTCG TCAATGGCACTCTACTGGTTGTGCTCCAGCCTGGTCGGCTTGAGTCACAATCTCCTGCTTAAAACTCCCGTGGTCCGTGAGGCCCTCGGACTCCCCGCACGCCACAAAACGCCGTCGGATGTCGCCGGAAAGAAGCTCGGCTAG
- the tsr2 gene encoding pre-rRNA-processing protein TSR2 homolog: MSAASAADTRALFTDGVRAALHTWPVLQIAVDNGFGGVYGQQKADWLVDVVQQYFYDNADLQQDEVEDFLCTLMNQEFDTVVEDGSLPQVCVRLMQMFSHWQQGALQQLSHSINLLTQTARAKVTAPPDSDSDNDEQTQAMECENTSVNTTSHQHRDPPQQDQDGWTLVGKRK; this comes from the exons ATGTCGGCGGCGTCGGCGGCCGATACGCGTGCGCTTTTCACCGACGGCGTGCGAGCGGCTCTCCACACTTGGCCCGTTTTGCAG ATTGCAGTGGATAATGGTTTCGGAGGGGTTTACGGGCAGCAGAAAGCGGATTGGCTGGTGGATGTGGTCCAGCAGTATTTCTACGACAACG CTGACCTGCAGCAGGATGAAGTAGAAGATTTCCTCTGCACGCTTATGAATCAGGAGTTTGATACCGTGGTGGAAGATGGCAGTTTACCTCAG GTGTGTGTGCGACTGATGCAGATGTTCAGTCACTGGCAGCAGGGGGCGCTGCAGCAGCTGTCGCACTCCATCAATCTGCTGACGCAAACGGCCAGGGCCAAGGTCACGGCGCCCCCCGACTCGGACTCTGACAACGATGAACAAACGCAG GCAATGGAGTGTGAGAACACGTCAGTCAACACAACAAGCCATCAACATCGAGATCCTCCTCAGCAGGACCAAGATGGATGGACGCTTgtaggaaagagaaaatga